CGAAAATTGTTtaagattcaaaaaatgttcacatttttTCAAAACCAAGATTGTGTTTAAACAATGTTCctaatttgaaaaatatttctgTTTTGATGAAAATATTCGCAAATTCAAAATAATGTTTGTGTTTGAAAACATTTTTGAAAATTTTCTTGAATGTTCAAAACATGTTCAAAAAATATTTCTGTTTATATTAAAGGTTCCCGGTTTGAAACATGTTTGTGAATTTCATAAAATATTTATGTTCTAATTTTGTTGATGTTTTCCCAAAAATGTATGGAATTTTcaaataattatttcaattttGAAAACTGAACATGGTTCCAAGTATATTTGGCAATTCATAATAATTATGATTTTGAAAAGTTAAGAAAAGTGAAAAAAATGCTTTGAATCTGGCGTTGCAGTATGTTCTTAAGTATTTGCTCTGGACATTGGTTAGCAGGACGCATTTGTTCGAGTGGTTTGCAGCACCCAAACAGGAAAAAGCAAAAATAATTGCTCGATCTCCTAGGTTATATTGGACCTCAGGCGCACTCCCCTAATGGGCCTACTCCACATCCGGCCATCGATCCTCGCCAAGGGAGGCAAAAATATTTTCCGGCCATAGGAATCGAACTTGCGACGTCTCATCTGGTTCCTCGGGTGAATGCCAACTGAGCTAGGTCGGCTTTGTTACATAAAAATGGCTGGAACTTCTATTAAATACACGTAAAGATTTTGTCCCATCTGTTCAGCACATAGTTCCCCTTTTTTCGTTTGTCCTCGGGTGGGCCGAACTAGCCCTACCGCACATTTTTCTTGTCAGATGGACGAGCATAAAAAAAAAATTAGGCCGGGAGGGGATTAAACTATGGATCTTCCCTATTGTGCTGATGGACAAAATCAACTCAGCTAGCTTGCAATTATGATAGGAATAATCTCTCCTTGAAGCTTTATACTAAATTACAtcatttttcaaatgtttctaGGTTGTCTAGAAATAAGGAAGTTGTCTCGAGAATCACTAGAAGAACGAGGGACTCCATAAATTATTGCCGGTGGTAGCTTGCACGTGGCAATAAAAGAAAATATGCTTGTTGGCTATAATCGGAAAAAAATTATGCATGTGCCAATAAAAGAGAATATGTTGATTTGGCTCTAATTAAAAAAACTATGGACAGGTGAGCACTAAAATAATCAAAGATCATAAAGCCTAACCAAGAGGAGACATTCATGCCTGTTTATGCTAAATGCGACGGGATTTATGCGTTGCAGTTAGTAATCCATCCGGCTATGCCGTCATAGAAGAGAGTGCTCGAAACAAACATGCCCCGAAGGTCGTCGTGCAGCCACCAAATGATGAGGAAGCCACGAACCAAAGACAGAGGCAGGCCCGAAGGAAAAAAAAGGAACAAGTTGGGTGGTCGCCGTCACGCCGAGAGCCTCACCATCATGAAGATCTTGCGGGCCAAACATGACCCGAGAGAAGACCGTAGCTCCTCGCTCTGTTGCCCATGATGAACACATCAATTATCTCACCCGTTGattctcgcaaaaaaaaaatcTCTCCCGTTGTAGCACGGACATATGTGCTAGTAAATTTTTATTTGTGCAACTACTGCATGGAGATTTTATATGAGACTTGTTATACATATTATGTGTGATAGTTATCTCTttcgcccctcccccccccccccccccccccccccttcctcgGTATGTTTAAATTCTGGCTCTGTTCACGGAGGTCACCATCAAGTACCTCGTGTAGTTTAGTTGTAATGTCAAATTTGGTTTCAAATAATTAAATTCCGTCCGTCTGGTTGTGAATATATCAAACTTTATTAAATCCCATTCATTTTTATGCCCGCTTCATTATAAATTGGTCGTATATTTGGTGTTCATGGTTGGATGGCTGACGCCTAGCCCACTATCCACGGATGGATCTATTTGTTGTCGTCTATCTGCTAACCGCGTTGGAGGTTCTCTCACAGACTTCACGGTTCTTGCATCGCACTTCACTGGAACATTCCTGGTGGTACATCGTCATGCGACATCGCCCGGCGCGTCGCGTGCAACGCTCAAGGCATAGACGACGACTTGAACACCAGGTCAGTCGCCAAGTCATCTCGAAAAAAAGTTACATGTCACAGTTCACTGGCGTGTCCACGCGGTTTATGTTTGTTCTCTGCTGCTTCCGACAACACACGGCCCAGAGGACAAAGAGGCCTCGAGGCTCGCCACAGCCACGCACCCACCCGCGCGCCTCTGCTCAGCTCCTCCCCTCCCCGACTCCCCGTTGACCCACCAACGAACCCTGCttctcctccgccgccggcccgccatGTCCGATAGCGCCCACCGCGAGAAATCCTGCTGCGGCAGCCTGTTCACCTTCCTCGTCGCCGCCGGCTTCGTCATCCTCATCTACTGGGCCATCTTCCAGCCGCACCACATCCGCGCGACGGTCAGCTCCGCCACGCTCGCCAACCTCACAGTGGCCCCCGACAACGCCACCGTCTCCTACCGCCTCACCGTCGGGCTCGAGCTCTACAACCCCAGCCTCCGCGTGCCCATCTACTACGACGCCCTCGACGCCGAGCtccgcgccggcggcggcggggcctccCTCCGCGGCCCCGCTGCCCgcgtcgcctcctcgccggcggAGTTCCTGCAGCGCAGGAAGAGCGCCGACACGGTGAGGCTGGAGTTCGACGGGAGCAGCGGCGTCGGCGTCCCCGGCGACGTCGCCGGGGAGCTGGCGAGGGAGGCGGCCGCCGGGGTCGTGAGCTTTGAGGTGGACGTGGATGCGCGGGTGCGCTACAGGTTCGCCAGCATCAAGATCCGCCAGAAGCCGAGGATTTGGTGCTGGCTGACGGTTCTGGTCAAGCCGGAGGGTGGCGTCGGTTTCGGCGGCGCTCTGGCCTCCGGCGACCGCTGTAGCGTCAAGTACTGATGAAGTTTCTTGGGCGGTTCTCTGACTCTGGCAGTCTGGCTGGAGTCATCTTGTTTGGAGATCCCTCGGTGTCCCGGTTTGATGTTGGTTTCATTTTTGCAAATATTCGTATTGTTCGTGTGATGTGTATCAACATTTCTGTAGGATTGTTTGACTATCATTGAATATTGATTGCATTCTTGGGGGTAAATTCATGAGAATGTATCTGGCGACCATTCCCCATGAGGAAATCAGTAGCGATAACCATGTTTACCACAGATGAAAAACAGCCGATCGACCAAATCAGGAACTACTACACGttctccctccgtttctttttagtccgcGTATAAGGTTTGGTCAAAGTCAATCTTTGTAGagtttgactaactttatattaaaaaatataaacattcataATATGAAATCAATATTACCAGATGCACCATGAAACGTATTTTCATACTATAtagttttagtattgtagatgttcatattttttaatataaatttggtcaaactttgtgtagtttgactttgaccaaatcttatatgcggagtaaaaagaaacggagggagtatatgcaTCTGGTGgcttcattttttttcttttgataGAATGAAGTAACACCTTAGAGCATATCTAACCGATCCCCTAAAAGGCGTTAGAGGAggatagattctgttttcgtcCTCTACGGGCACCAAACCGGATCCCTATCGCCATAAGAAAGAGGACAATTTTTACTCCAGAGGCGTCCCGACTCTCAAATATACTCGGCTGCCCACTCGCCGCGACGTTGCCAACCTGTGTCGCGTCATCTCCGGCATTGCTTTCGGCGAGCACCCAACACCTCTGCCGGCACCCCGTTGCCTCCACTGCCCTCCTGCCACACTCCAATACGGTCGTTGTCGTCCCCTGTATCGAGCTCtatcctcgccgccgccggcacatCGATCCCGTCGTTGGAAGGACGGGCCGGATCTTCTTCCCCCGAGCCTCTCCGTCCACTTTCCGCCATCTCGAAGCCCTGCCGACCACTGGTAGCTTCGACATCGGCTCAACATGGCCGACGGGCCGTGACACCTCTGTCGTCCTTCAAGTGTTCGATGGTTTGGCTAGGTGAGTTTTTTTCGTGTTTTTGCAACTCGTTTTTCTTTTGACAATTGAATTGAACCGTGTCATTGGCGCCCGGTGTAGATGAAGAGGTTGAGGGAGATGGTCTTCGAGGACTCgtcggaggagaaggaggaggaagacgatgatGACTTCGAATGACCATTGGCATGATCTTCAAGGAGGATTTTCGGTGGCCGGGAAGAGgctgtgatgcggagcatcccacgatcatccccatggacaccACCTCAACTATCCAAGCTCCAAGTGGACCCATGACAAGAGCTAGGGCGCGTGCTATTCAATCTGAGGTGACATCACTCCTACTTGAGTTTCCCTCCTCTTCAAGTGAGACATGGCTACTGCCTAAGTCTGAGATGCTATGTGTGATTAGGTACAACGCTCAAGACACGGAGCCGAGGGCTGAAGAAGAAGAGACAGGCGTCAACACTCTGGACAGCCCGAAACCTCCGGCCAgagcccggaacttccggccccCGGACCCTCCGGCCGACCCGGAGCTTCCGCCCTCCGACGTCTTCGACCAGCCCAGGCgtgccaactctctggttagcccAGAACCCGTCCCGGACCTTCCGGCACCCGGAACCTCCGGCCAGCCCGGACCTTCCGGCCCCCGGACGCCAACCCAGCTCCACCCgtgccaactctctggttaggcCGGACCCTccccggaacttccggccctGCCTGCGCAGCGacttgggccgaggcccgtgtacccttTCGTCACTTAGACTATAAATACTCTTCTCCTACCtacgttttagggttagcaaagagatagctcatgtttgtgtgagatctttgctcatccacttggttaccttctcctcggagatcgcacctcctcggagaagatccttccaagcggattcaagacccccctcttgggcggccccatcaagacctcctctcgGAGAAGAATCGgttacctcttgtatcgtcctttgtcgACTTTGGATCATTTATCTCTCTTttgtgttcttggatctagcgcatgtgtgatcatATTCGTGTTGGTTGAGTGTTTCTCTTGTTTTCCCCCGTGATTTTCCCTCGTGTTCTTCCGCGCGTTCTTCGTGTTCCTCGTAGGGATCCTCTCCAAACGTGAAAGATCGGCCcctagggttccgccctacatcatcttggtatcatgagccacgttgatcacgtttttggagcccctaccctttgttttctagcttgattttgttgattTCGCCCTAAactcgaaaatccccaccaaaaatagcccccaattttttttgtgatttgttggtgtgatgaagttttgttggatttaaTCCGTGAATTTTGTGTGTGGCTCGTAGATCTAGCTTCCCCACCCTTCTTTTccaccaattttttttcttttcccctTTGGATTTGGGGTTTTCCTCAAGTTTTTCCGCCCAAATCCACGATCCCCAATTCTCTATTCTTGCCAGTTTTGCGACCACCGGAACTTCCGGCCCCCGGACCTTCCGGCCACCCCAGAACCTTCGGACCCCGGACCTTCTGTCTTGCCCGGACCTTCCGGCTTAGACAGAAAGTTCGCACATCTTCGACGATTTCCGCTACTTCGACAACTCCATCCACGGTCCAGCAGCATCTTCGCCAACGTACTGAAGACCGTGCACTACGACAACGACTACAATCTCATCCTTTTGAAACCTTAAACCGTAAGCAAGGACGGTAATATCGACGACATCTTTGCCTAATCCTTGTCATTTGCTTTGACAACCACATAGCCCATCTTTGCGTACCTTACCCATCgggactagcctttgagtattgccggcaacgtgacttgtgcacatttaGTGATAATACtctcccatagcatacataccaactcatcgtggtgcatatcttggtatcatctcttgtgtcacaaagttgtcatcgcatatactcaattgctatcttggttcataaagcattgcatgagaaaagagatCAAACatcaaagagccaaacaagcttttaagcaaacgggaaagataagcaaagagcttataagcaagaaccatagcatcatacaacattaagattgtcatactcgatcatcttggatcaaagcctagaaacatcatacatatagcatacttgggatagaagtcgttgcaattttgcttagtaggttgtgcacaagtttcgtatccgcctattgtgcaatcgtgctagcgtctctctagtgttgtgcaacaagagcattttcgtggattccacattttggctcacccttggttgcacgaccccacttatctatttgcgtgtgtgtttccgtgtaccttatcttgctattggtctacttgttgcatttgcaaagttgcgaatcttttccaacattattgagtctcacttacaattgcatcaaattttgtgccaccatcctaaccaaactccaccataagcttttacttgtgtaggtgtgagaaaccgacaagaattggtaccaattgtgctattttcttgttacacattggagtgatcattgatccaccttcaacatcggtcaaggtacatttggtattggttcttctctttctcccactcacatatctttgtttggaatgatggataggccaagtacttctaccaacccactcttattggagcaagacgacgacatgtcttCCTTCTTCACCAAAATGCAACTATTTGGCGCacaccgagctttgcatcaagaacaacttgctttgggcgatcgcatcgacaacctcgccaccgatctATGACACTCCGAGCAacatacaagagactacttcgacacatccatgagttccctcaaagaagatattcgaaccatgatggtccgctcttctacaacttcgtgCTCTTCAcgacggagccgctcaagtcgacactccgacgacactatctccggttcaagtacacctacatcgaacactcttcgtcgtgccacgcgtcaagaccgtcaagcaaaccgcaatcctctacacgacaccgactctcaagagcatagacaccgtcaaaaccaagctacatttgcgcaagcacaagaacggcaatgccaacgacaacaagaacaagaggagcgagcgcgacaacatcaagatgcacaagatgccgaggcgcaacgtcaagaacaacaactacatgaagctcaagcacttgaggcgcaacgtgcccttcaagattcaagtcgtgccgtagccaatcgaggccgacaagctcgtctacatcaagaagcacttcgcgacgaagctcaagaaaggatttaccaagcacgtatgcatcgacaagctcctcctcaagatcgacaagctcctcctcaagcgagacaagaacatcaagtccatcgagagcaagaaAACAATGGACCCCCTCCttgccaagagcaacatgaggtcgacaaccctcctcgccaagagcaacatgaggaagacaaccctcctcgccaagagcaacatgagattgaCAATCCACAACGAcgtgggcgtcatcatccccgaccccaacacaatgaagaacaacgctatggcaagctaaagttcaccatgccaaagttcaccggaagcaatgaccccgaagagtacatctcatgggcattgaaggtcgacaaaatcttccgcttgcacaactaccaagaagagaagaagatcgcaatggcatcccttgaattccaagactacgtcctcatttggtgggaacaagtcattgagcgccgagcggcaagaggtgaaccacacGTCACCACTTGGGcccaaatgaaggatgtcatgagagcacgattcgtgccaaactactacaactgTGACCTTTTCAAGAAACTtcaacaactcaagcaaggaaccaagagcgttgaagagtactacaaggaaatggagattgccatgatacgagccaatgtcaaagaagatgatgagcaaactatggcacgtttcttgaatggactcaatcaccctatcaagaagattgccgacttccaaccatagtcaaacctcatcgagctagtgcaccaagcaaccaaagcggaacgccaagtgcaagacgacttcaagtatgccaagttctcatccaagtcctatggcctctccaacaatcaagcttcgatgactccaacaccttctacctcaaacaagccatctacaagcaacggcgacaagtcaagttacaagaaaagtacgacaagctcaagtcgtcctcctactacaagcaacttcaagaaagcttcatcatcatctaccccaaccgatgagaccatcaagacaagttcgttCAAATGCTTCAtatgcggcggccgaggccacaagtcttTCGAGTGCaccaacaagcgcaccatgatcctcaacgacgacggaacctatgactcaatgagtgaaggagaaatggaagcccttgagcaagtggccatgcaccgccAAGTGAACAACGAAGACGAGGATGATCAAGTTttttgtgacgaagattcaagtcccgctcttgttgtttccaaggtcttgactcttcaacatcaacaa
The sequence above is a segment of the Aegilops tauschii subsp. strangulata cultivar AL8/78 chromosome 6, Aet v6.0, whole genome shotgun sequence genome. Coding sequences within it:
- the LOC109734675 gene encoding NDR1/HIN1-like protein 3 is translated as MSDSAHREKSCCGSLFTFLVAAGFVILIYWAIFQPHHIRATVSSATLANLTVAPDNATVSYRLTVGLELYNPSLRVPIYYDALDAELRAGGGGASLRGPAARVASSPAEFLQRRKSADTVRLEFDGSSGVGVPGDVAGELAREAAAGVVSFEVDVDARVRYRFASIKIRQKPRIWCWLTVLVKPEGGVGFGGALASGDRCSVKY